One window of the Rhinoderma darwinii isolate aRhiDar2 unplaced genomic scaffold, aRhiDar2.hap1 Scaffold_1630, whole genome shotgun sequence genome contains the following:
- the LOC142699760 gene encoding LOW QUALITY PROTEIN: methionine synthase-like (The sequence of the model RefSeq protein was modified relative to this genomic sequence to represent the inferred CDS: inserted 1 base in 1 codon), translating to MHNKNSITEKYFCISGLEPLIARENTNFINIGERTNVTGSKKFARLIKSENYEEAISVARQQVENGAQILDINMDDALLDGEKAMIKYINYLQSEPDIAKIPFMIDSSKFNIILAGLKCVQGKCIVNSISLKEGEEKFIEQAEICRQIGVAVVVMAFDKKGQADTINRRVEICQRAYKILTEQVKFSPYDIILDLNIFAIATGIEEHNNYAIDFIEATKIIKQKLPFIKISGGVSNLSFSFRGNDTVRDAMHSVFLFYAIKAGMDMGIVNAGQLPIYDLIDTELRTLCEEVIFNKNPEATERLIAFANTIQNQGKEVKKVSLEWRAKNVEERLAYSLINGITDFIDTDIEETRQKYPVPIQIIEGPLMNGMGIVGELFGEGKMFLPQVVKSARVMKKAVAILTPYIEESKVKNTNNGVIVMATVKGDVHDIGKNIVGVVLGCNGYKIVDLGVMVPTQKIIEEAIKEQADIIGLSGLITPSLDEMILVAKEMKKQNLTVPLLIGGATTSKTHTALRIQPEYENGVVHVLDASKAVNVTSQLLSLTAKKVFLENINVEYKKIAKDFSSKNAHKEFLSLEQARKNKYPINWENYKPPIPNKLGITLLKDIPLENLIPFFDWTPFFITWELHGKFPAILEDKVVGKVATQLYKDAQEMLEKIIKNKWVIANGVCGIFKAKQINEDDILVQTENKNYELQHLRQQTQKAEGQSNLCLSDFVSXKEDYIGAFAVTCGINIEKQLQIFDDQKDDYNSILLKALADRLAESFAEYLHHKVRTEIWGYVNNEGLSNDELIKEKYQGIRPAPGYPACPDHTEKYKLFEMLQATQHTGIYLTESLAMHPASSVSGWYIAHPESKYFTTGKITENQIQDYAKRKK from the exons ATGCACAATAAAAATTCAATTACAGAAAAATACTTTTGTATTAGTGGTTTAGAACCTCTTATTGCAagagaaaatacaaattttattaatatCGGAGAAAGAACAAATGTTACGGGTTCAAAGAAATTTGCCCGATTAATAAAATCTGAAAATTATGAAGAAGCCATTTCTGTAGCAAGGCAACAAGTAGAAAATGGAGCACAAATTTTAGACATTAATATGGACGATGCTCTATTAGATGGTGAAAAAGCAATGATTAAATACATTAACTATTTACAGTCAGAGCCCGATATTGCTAAAATTCCATTTATGATAGATAGCAGTAAATTCAATATCATATTAGCGGGATTAAAATGCGTTCAAGGAAAATGTATTGTAAACTCTATATCTTTAAAAGAAGGCGAAGAAAAATTTATAGAACAAGCAGAAATTTGTAGGCAAATTGGAGTCGCTGTagtagtaatggcttttgacaaaaaAGGGCAAGCAGATACCATAAACCGCAGGGTTGAAATTTGTCAAAGAGCATATAAAATACTTACAGAACAAGTAAAATTTTCACCATACGATATTATTTTAGACCTCAATATTTTTGCTATTGCAACAGGAATAGAAGAACATAATAATTATGCTATAGATTTTATAGAAGCAACAAAAATTATAAAACAAAAATTACCCTTTATAAAAATAAGTGGCGGTGTAAGTaacctttctttttcttttagggGTAATGATACTGTAAGAGATGCTATGCACAGCGTATTTTTATTCTATGCAATAAAAGCAGGTATGGatatgggcattgtaaatgcaggGCAATTACCTATATACGATTTAATAGATACAGAATTAAGAACACTTTGTGAAGaagttattttcaataaaaatccaGAGGCAACAGAGCGGTTAATTGCTTTTGCCAATACGATTCAAAATCAAGGCaaagaagtaaaaaaagtttCTTTAGAATGGAGAGCAAAAAATGTAGAAGAAAGATTAGCCTATTCTTTAATTAATGGAATTACCGATTTTATAGATACAGATATAGAAGAAACCAGACAAAAATATCCCGTTCCGATACAAATTATTGAAGGGCCTTTAATGAATGGAATGGGTATCGTAGGAGAACTTTTTGGTGAAGGAAAAATGTTTTTACCTCAAGTAGTAAAAAGTGCTCGTGTAATGAAAAAAGCTGTAGCCATTCTAACCCCTTATATAGaagaaagtaaagtaaaaaatacaaataatggaGTTATTGTTATGGCAACAGTAAAAGGCGATGTTCAcgatattggaaaaaatatcgttGGTGTAGTTTTAGGATGTAATGGATATAAAATTGTAGACTTAGGCGTAATGGTACCAACACAAAAAATTATAGAAGAAGCCATAAAAGAACAGGCGGATATTATAGGATTAAGTGGATTAATAACCCCTTCGTTAGACGAGATGATtttagttgctaaagaaatgaaaaagcaaaacttAACGGTTCCCTTATTAATAGGAGGAGCAACAACTTCTAAAACACATACCGCATTAAGAATACAACCAGAATACGAAAATGGAGTAGTACATGTTTTAGATGCTTCCAAAGCGGTTAATGTAACCAGTCAATTATTAAGTCTTAcagcaaaaaaagtttttttggaaAATATTAATgtagaatataaaaaaattgctaaagatttttctagtaaaaacgcccataaagaATTTCTTTCTTTAGAGCaagcaagaaaaaataaatatcccATTAACTGGGAAAATTATAAACCCCCTATACCGAATAAATTAGGTATTACCCTATTAAAAGATATTCCTTTAGAAAATTTAATACCTTTTTTTGATTGGACACCTTTTTTTATTACTTGGGAATTACACGGAAAATTTCCCGCAATATTGGAAGATAAAGTTGTTGGAAAAGTAGCCACGCAATTATATAAAGATGCTCAAGAGAtgctagaaaaaataataaaaaataaatgggtAATAGCAAATGGCGTTTGTGGGATATTTAAAGCAAAGCAAATAAATGAAGATGATATTTTAGTGCAAACggaaaataaaaattatgaattACAACATTTAAGGCAACAAACTCAAAAAGCCGAAGGGCAGAGTAATTTATGTCTTTCAGATTTTGTTT CTAAAGAAGATTATATAGGAGCATTTGCTGTTACTTGCGGTattaatatagaaaaacaatTACAAATATTTGACGACCAAAAAGACGATTATAATTCTATTTTACTAAAAGCATTAGCAGATAGATTAGCAGAATCTTTTGCAGAATATTTACACCACAAAGTAAGAACGGAAATTTGGGGATATGTAAATAATGAAGGCCTTTCGAACGATGAACTAATTAAAGAGAAATATCAAGGCATAAGACCAGCACCCGGATATCCCGCTTGTCCAGACCATACAGAAAAATATAAACTTTTTGAAATGCTGCAAGCAACTCAACATACAGGAATTTATTTAACAGAATCTTTAGCAATGCACCCTGCATCAAGTGTTTCTGGTTGGTATATTGCCCATCCTGAAAGCAAATATTTTACCACAGGAAAAATTACCGAAAATCAAATACAAGattatgcaaaaagaaaaaaatga